In one window of Kitasatospora sp. MMS16-BH015 DNA:
- a CDS encoding MBL fold metallo-hydrolase gives MSRTKVVPIPVIGRHTVNAYLLLGRRPVVVDAGIPGSGRRILDQVTAHGVDPADLALIVLTHGHIDHFGSAAELHRLTGAPVAGHVADLGPYRSGRVREPYLPTGPMGRLMARHRKLHVRAEPVEPTVLVRGETDLAEYGVAARIMPTPGHTAGSVSVLTEEGDLVAGDLIAGSFMGLVPGRPANPPFHDDPRQNLASLRRMLALRPTSLHVGHGTGLDPERVRRWAEREHAHLVRLHAAGRLTSR, from the coding sequence GTGTCCCGTACCAAGGTCGTCCCGATCCCGGTCATCGGCCGGCACACCGTCAACGCCTACCTGCTGCTCGGCCGCCGACCGGTGGTGGTGGACGCCGGGATCCCCGGCAGCGGCCGGCGGATCCTCGACCAGGTGACCGCCCACGGGGTCGACCCGGCCGACCTGGCGCTGATCGTGCTCACCCACGGCCACATCGACCACTTCGGCTCGGCCGCCGAACTGCACCGGCTCACCGGCGCGCCCGTGGCCGGCCACGTGGCCGACCTCGGGCCGTACCGTTCGGGCCGGGTCCGCGAACCGTACCTGCCCACCGGCCCGATGGGGCGGCTGATGGCCCGCCACCGGAAGCTGCACGTGCGGGCCGAACCGGTGGAACCCACCGTGCTGGTCCGGGGCGAGACCGACCTCGCGGAGTACGGCGTGGCGGCCCGGATCATGCCCACGCCCGGGCACACCGCCGGCTCGGTCTCCGTGCTCACCGAGGAGGGCGACCTGGTCGCCGGTGACCTGATCGCGGGCTCGTTCATGGGCCTCGTCCCCGGCCGGCCCGCCAACCCGCCGTTCCACGACGACCCCCGGCAGAACCTCGCCAGCCTGCGCCGGATGCTGGCCCTGCGCCCCACCAGCCTGCACGTGGGCCACGGCACCGGGCTGGACCCCGAGCGGGTGCGCCGCTGGGCCGAGCGCGAGCACGCTCACCTGGTCCGCCTGCACGCCGCCGGCCGCCTCACCAGCCGCTGA